A window of Leptolyngbyaceae cyanobacterium genomic DNA:
CTTAGATTGTCAAAAAGCGATCGCACTTCCCTCCATCGATTCACCCGAAAGTATGATGCTATTGACGATAGTGCTATGCAGCTAATGATTCGTTAATTCTATCTAGTGGTTGATGGTAGTTCTCTCTGACGGAAGAACTTATTTAAAGTAGGGGTTGGTTAATCTATTGAATGAAAGTAAACAAGACTGTATAAGATTCTTACCGCAGTGGCTCATGACCGGATGATGCCAAAAACTAACGGCTAGATCTAAACTGTACTTGTTTTGCGATCGCATAGGCGGTGTGGAGTTTTTTTTCTTACTCCACTTTGTTATCAACTCGGGGAAGCACGATATTTGTTCAAAGCGGTCTGGAGTGATAAACGTCAAATTTTATAATAACGTGGTTATAGCACCCAGACCGTCTTGGCTCATGATTTTATTTGACCCGAGGCGGTTTGGCTGCATATTAAAGAAGAATTCAGGAGTCAGGAGTCAGAATTCAGGAGTTAAGAGTCAGTAAAGATTTAGAATATAGAAAAACTTTAAATTGAGATTGAGGGAGAAAGATATTCAATGGCGGAATCAACTTTACAAGTACCGTCTGACATCACTTTTGAAAAAGCAATAGCTTTTTCTAATTCTTTGCTGGATCGGATGGAAAAAGGAGAATTATCGCCTTTAGAGATAGAAGAAACAGTTTCAGAGTTAGTGAAGACTAGTAATGGTGCGAGGGGTTTTTTCGTTACCTATCTCGCATCTGAAAAAACTTTGGCAGATCGTCCTGCTTGGGAAATCGTGCAAGCGTTGCGGAAACATCCAGAGACGGTGGCGGAACTGTTGGCGAAAAACGTGGCGATGTCGGCGGCGATGTCTCTTACCCATCGGCGGAACGGTAACGAAGAGATGGCGCTTTCATCGGAGAGGGTACGCGATCGCACATCTCATCTGATCCGATCGATCGACCTTCCCGCCGTCTACTCCGCTTGCCGAGAATTATTGCACAGCACCACTACGGGTGAGGGAAACTACCAAGCTTTTCTAGAACGTTGGGGTTACGATCGCGAACAGAAGCAGTTAATGTCTCAAGCGTTGCAAAAAGTAATCCCTGTATAGAAAAAAATGGGTAACAATAGATTTAACTCAACTAGACATCTGCAAATTGTTTATTATCCGGATTCATCTATAGAGTGAATCTAAATGTAAAATCTACTTACCTATGAATAACCAATTAAATTGTCTCAATTATATCGATGGAGAGTGGTTACCATCTCAATCTGGCGCTACTTTAGAAAGTCGAAATCCAGCAGATTGGCGGCAAATTGTCGCTACATTTCCCCGTTCCGATATTGCTGATGTAAAAGCAGCAGTAGAAGCAGCGAAAAAAGCATATTCCGCTTGGCGTCTCGTGCCAGCACCAACTCGTGCAGATTACATTCATCGGGTAGCAGAATCATTAATCGAACGCAAAGAAGAACTCGCCCAACTGATGACTAAAGAAATGGGCAAACCGATCGCAGAAGCGCGAGGAGACGTACAAGAAGGAATTGACTGCGCTCTTTATTATGCAGGAGAAGGAAGGAGATTATTCGGGCAAACCACACCTTCCGAAATGCCCAACAAATTTGCCATGACGGTGCGGATGCCAGTTGGAGTGTGTGCCTTGATTACTCCTTGGAATTTCCCCGTTGCCATCCCCTGCTGGAAAGCATTACCAGCCTTAGTTTGCGGCAATACTATTATTCTCAAACCCGCTGGAGATACCCCAGCTTGCGCTACTTTTTTGGTGCAAATATTCCACGATGCAGGTTTGCCAGCCGGAGTAGTAAATTTAGTACATGGAGTCGGTGCGGAAGTCGGAAAAACTTTAGTCGAACATCCCGATATCGACTTAGTATCTTTTACAGGATCTTCCAAAACTGGTGCAGAAATCGGCTCGATTTGCGGACGGACTCACAAACGAGTTTGCTTGGAATTAGGGGGAAAAAATGCCCAAATCGTGATGGAAGATGCGGATTTAGAATTAGCATTAGAAGGTGCGGTTTGGGGTGCTTTCGGTACAGCCGGACAGCGTTGTACGGCAACCAGTCGCTTAATCTTACATCGCGATATTAAAGATAAGTTTACGGATCTGTTTCTAGAGCGAACTAAAAAATTGCGTCTCGGTGTTGGTAGCGACCCGAATACCGATGTAGGGCCATTAGTTAATATGTCGCAACTTCAGCGAGTTAGTGGTTATTTAGAATTAGCTAATCTGGAAGGAGCAAAAGTATTAACTGGCGGAAAAATTGCCAATCAAAGCGATCTAAAACACGGTTTCTTTTTTGAGCCAACAATTCTCGATCGCGTTACTCCCAATATGCGAATTGCCCGTGAAGAAATTTTTGGCCCAGTAGTAGGATTAATTGAAATTAACTCCTTTGAAGAAGCTATTTCCGTGCTGAACGATACTCCCTACGGATTGTCTTCATCAATTTATACTCGCGATATCAACCGTGCTTTTCAAGCCATGCGAGATATTCAAGCCGGGATTACTTATATTAATGGCCCAACGATCGGTGCAGAAGTGCATTTACCATTCGGTGGCGTTAAGCAAACAGGGAACGGACATCGGGAAGCAGGTAGCGCTGCTTTAGATGTATTTACAGAATGGAAAACGGTTTACGTAGATTTTTCCGGTCGTTTGCAACGGGCGCAAATTGATAATCATTAGTTAACTTTCAATATGAGGTTTCGTTAAATTGAGGATTTTGTCAAATCGCAGTTTTTCGGTCATAAATATCAAATTATCGGCAATAGTAGGATTTATTTCGCGATTTTGATTGATTATTTGCAAAAGTAGGCGATCGTCTAATTCCATTGCCGCTTGATGAATTTCGGCAATCCAACTTTGCGGCATTTCCTGTAAGGCTTCAGAAGTTAGTTCGTGGCGGTAAGGCTTTGGTAAAGAAGCTGGGTTTTCTCGTTCGCAAATATACTGCACGCCTAAATGTTGAGCCATCTTTTCAAAAACGATCGCTTCTCGAAAAGGTTTGCTTACAAAGTCATCGCATCCATTAGCCAAAATCAAAGAGCGTTGTTCTTCAAAAGCGTTGGCAGTCAGGGCAATAATCACAGTAGGCTTTTCCCTATTTTCTGATTTTTGAATTTCTTTTTCCCTGGTTTTAATTTCTTTAGTTGCTTCATAACCGTCCATCACTGGCATTTGCATATCCATCCAAATTAAGTGGGGTTGCCAACCAGACCAGATATCGATCGCTTCTTTACCGTTGGTAGCTTCCCGAACTTCAAAGCCAACCGAGGAAAGTAGCTGAACTAGAAATGAACGACTTTCCCATTTATCCTCGACTACCAGAATTCGATAGGATTTTTGATTTGCTTCTAAGCCGATCGCACGTCGGGAATTTAAGTTAGTTGGAAATTCATTTACTTCACCCGTACTAATCTGGATATTAAATTTAAAAATCGTGCCGCGTTCCCAGTTACTAATAACGCTTATTTCCCCTCCCATCAGTTGTACGAACTGACGACTGATCGGTAAACCTAAACCAGTCCCTTCTTGAGATTTTCGACCAGTTTCGGTTTGTACGAACGGATCGAATAAAGAATCTATTTCTTCTGACTTAATGCCAGTGCCAGTATCTTCTATTTCAAAATAGAGCGGGAATAATGACAACTTATCTGCGTTATTTGTTTCTGCTTCGTCGGTTTTGACGCGCAATTTTACGCTGCCTTGTTTAGTAAATTTGATGGCATTACCTATTAAGTTTATTAAGACTTGGCGCAATTTACTTTCATCTGTTTTGACGTATTTAGGCACATTAAAATTTCGTTTAAAAATTAACTGTAAGCCTTTTGATTCTGCTTTGAGCTTGAACATTTCTTCCAAGGTGTCGAGCAAGCAGTACAGATCGAAACTGTGAGAATTTAAAGTTATTTTGCCTGCCTCAATTTTGGACATTTCTAAGACATCGTTAATGAGCGTGAGTAAATGTTCGCCTGACCGACTGATGATACCTAAATGTTCCTGCTGTTTTGGGGTAAGGGTAATGTCACGAGCTAGTACTTGAGTAAAACCTAAGATAGCATTAAGAGGTGTTCGCAGTTCGTGGCTCATTTTGGAGAGAAATTCGCTTTTAGCTTTATTGGCGGCATCGGCGGCTTCTTTGGCTTTTTGCAAGGCGGCTTCTGATTTTTTGCGTTCGGTAATATCGCTGGCAGTACCAGTGGTGCCGATGACATTTCCTTCGGGATCTCGCAGTACGATCGCGTTAGAAAGTAAGTTAATCGGTCTGCCATCTTTGGCAATTTGTACGGTTTCGTACTGAAAAATTTGTTCTCCTGCCATTAGCCTTTTGAAAATTTCTAAATCTTTATTTAGTTGTTCTGGTGTCTTAAAATCACCAAATTTTCGACCGATCATTTCATGAGGTTCGTAGCCAAAAATTTGTTTAACTGCTGAATTAACGAAAGAATATTTTCCTTCTGCATCGACTGAAAAAATCATATCTTGGGATGTTTCTACTAAGCTGCGATATTTGCTTTCACTTTCCTTGACAGCTTCTTCTGCTAGTTTTCTTTCGGTGATATCTATAACTAAACCGTCCCAAATAATACTGCCGTCTGCTTGTTTTTCCGGTCGAGAATTAGCTTCTACCCATTTAGTTTTACTATTAACGATGATTCGCCAAACACAATGCCAAGGTTGTAAAGTATTAGCTGAAATGGCGATCGACTCATCTACCATAAGGCGATCGTCAGGATGAATTAAACTACTTAACTTAATCTCATTCTTTTGAACGGCTTCCGGTTCTGTGCCAAAGATCGATCGACAAGCCGGACTAACGTAAGGACAACTTACCGAGCCATCCGGGTGTAACATAAATTGATAAATCATTACCTGGATGTTGGCTGCTAAATTGTAATAGCGAGTGTTAATGCGTTGCAATTGTGATTCTGCGCGGTGGCGATCGCGAATTTCTTGTTGTAATTGTTGAGTGCGATCGCTGACTCGTTGTTCTAAAGTCCGCGAATAGTCTTCTAGCTGTTCGTAAAGTCTGGCGTTATCTAAGGAAATAGCGGCTTGAGAACATAATAGTTTGAGGATTTCTAATCGGGATGGGGTAAAAGCACCGTCGATCAAATTGTTTTCAAGATAAAGGAGCGCGATCGCTTTTCCTTGATTGCGAATTGGCGTACACAAAACTGATTTTAATTGATGAGAAGCGATGTAACTATCAGCAGTAAATGCTCCTTCTTTACTGGCATTACTTAAAACAACATCCGCGCCAGTCCTTTCTACATAATTAATGATGGTGACAGGTAGTTCGCGTTCGGAAATAGCGCGTCTTTCCAAAATCACTTGCTCTGATTCTGAAATTGCCAAAGAATTAGCATTAACAGATACCCTAGCGACTATTAAGTGTCGTTCCTCTTGGACTAAAATTAACAATCCTTTAGTCGCTCCCGCATTTTCAATCAAAATTCTCATTAATTTGGTTAGCAACTTATCCAGCACGATTTCGCCAGAAATTGCTTGAGCCGCTTTCATCACCGTGAGCGAATCCAGTTCTTCGGAAGCGCTTTTTCCGGTTGTATTGATAGAGCTAGATAAGTGAGTAGAAATCAATTCGGTTCTGATTTTAGGTTCTCGATCGAGCAAATGGGCATATTTTTTGGCCAAATGCTCTGTTTTGCCGATCGCGCCCCAACGTTGGTAGCCATAATGAGCATTTTTCAAGTAAATTCGCGCAAAATCTGCCTTACCTTTGGCTAGCCAGAATTTTGCGGCTAGTTCGTTCCCTAGAGCTTCATTTTGGATGAAATTGTGTTCCCTCGCCGATTCAATAGCGCGATCGTATAATTCGATCGCTTCTAGCTGTTGCCCAAAAATACGAGCAATTTCTGCCTCAACTAATAGATATTTATGCAAAAAGTTTTCCGGACAATTATCTGTCCAAATTTTCAATTGTCTTTGATTCACCGCTAAAATTTCCCTGTATTGTTGTTGTTCTGCGTCGGAAGCAGATTGATATAAATCCGTTAAAATTAAAGAATAGTAAAAATTATGGTGAGAACTAGAAATGTGACCCATTAAATAGTTAATTATTTCCGATGCTGATTTAGCCCATTTCAGCGCTTCTTCTGTTTGTTCGTAAAGATAGAAAATCTGAGCTTTCAAAACGTGAAATTCGCAAATAGCAGCCTTACTTTTATGTTGGTAAAAATTTTCTAAATGCTTCTCTTCTCTAGTTCCATCATCCTGTCCCATCAATTTTAAAACAGCTAATTTGTTTGCCAGAATAATATCAGTTGCCCATTGATTTTTAGTTTTATTACAAAACAACAAAAAATTAGAAATTTCTTCTAAAATTTGTTCCAAACTAACTCCTTGAAAAAATAAAGTAATTGTTTGAAACATCCGATTGTAGCCCGACCATTGCAAATTGCCAGATTGTAAGCCGACTTTGTAACCTTCATTGTTGAGATAATTAGTAGTATCGATCGGCTTTACCCAGCAATTTAAATAATTAGCAAAAATGACGTTATCTTGACAGTTTTGTGAAAGATTATTTGAGGTATCGCTGAGTTGGAGAGCTAGCAGACCAAATTGATAAGCTGATTGATAATCACCTAAAATTGCGCTGAGAATGATACCGTAACATGAATAACAGTAGGAACCTTCAGCAACAAAACCGTATTGAAGAGAAAGGTCGATCGCTTTGACCACCGTCCATTTCCACAATTCTTGAGAAGAAAAAAATGTCAGCGGCCCCATATGCCCCAACAATTTTACAGCCACTTTTTTGGCGGTGTCTTGCATCTTTTCTTCATCAATTAAACGGGCAATTTCTTTAGTTGCTAGCCTAGCCTTGGCTTCCGAAAGTTCTGATTTTACCGCTATTGATAAATCACCTTCCGGTAAGTTGATTTCTAATAATTGCAGCGCTTTGAGTCCGGCTTGAATTGCCTCTTCATATTTAGTAAGCAACGTGTACTGCACGATTAAGATGTTGTATACTTCAGCTTTTTCAGTAGCGGATTTAGCGCGATCGAAGGCTAATTTGATTAAAGCTTCCGATTTTTCAAAATTACCATTTAAATATTCGACTTCTGCCAGTTCTTTATGTAATGTGAAAGCTAAGCTATAAAATTCTTGCCAAATATCACCAGGTAAAATCTCCAGTCCAATTATTAAATATTGCCTAGCGGCGGCATAAGCAGTTGCATCTTTGGCTTTGCGAGCCGCAAATAGATTTAAATTTGATAAATTTACTTTTTCTGTCTCGTCTGTTATCAAAGCTCGACCTGTATTGAGATGATCGACCAGTTCAAAAATTCTTTCCGAGCGCTTTTCTGCGGAAATATTCGCCAGCAATAATCGCCCGATTTGCAAGCGGACTGCTTTTTGTTTTGTTTCGTCGATCAAGGCGTAACCAGACTGTTGAACGCGATCGTGTAAGAATTTATAAGAGCGAATTGCAAACAGATAATCAACTGTTGGTTCGGAACCTATTTCTATTTCCGATGTCGGTAAAATCAATCCTTCTTGAATAGCTGGTAATAAATCTTGGAAAGTCTCATTCAGCGATTTTTCGTAAATAATCGAAAGGTTTTTCAGATCGAAGGTATTGCCCGCACAAGCTGCTAATTGGATAACTCGCTGAGTTGCTTCGGGAAGTCTTTTCAGCTTCCGAACCATTAAATCTATTACATTGTCAGTAATTCCGATTGTCTCGATGCTAGAGAGGTTCCATCGCCATAAAGCTTTACTTTCAGACGAGGGAGGATGAAAAGTTAATAAGTTTTCTTGATATAAAGTGGTTAAAAATTGATTGACAAAGAAGGGATTACCTTGAGTTTTTTGGATTACCAATTTTGCTAGTGGTTCGACTGCTTTAGTGTCGTCGTGCAGTGTTTCCGCAGTCAAATTAGTAATATGTTGGAGTTCTAAAGGTGCTAAAGCGATCGCGTTGACGATCGCGCCTCGATCGCGAAGCATATCGATCGTTATCATTAAAGGATGAGTGGGATCGACTTCGTTATCTCGATACGCACCAATTAAAAATAGATAATGCGTATCTCGATCTTTCATCATCACTTCAATTAATTTCAGCGTTGCTGCATCAGCCCATTGCAAATCATCTAGAAAGATAGCTAAGGGATGTTCTCTGGCGCAAAAAACGCGGATAAAATTTTGAAACACCGAATTAAAGCGGTTTTGTAATTCAATAGAATTTAGTTGTTGAACGGCTGGTTGCTTGCCAATAATTAATTCTAATTCGGGAATTACGTCAATAATAATTTGACCGTTAGAACTGAGCGCTGTTAATAGTTTATCTTGCCATTTTTCGAGTGTCCGTTCATTTTCAGTGAGGAGTTGTCGCACTAGCGATCGCAAAGCATTAACGATTGCCGAATAAGGAATGTTCCGCTGAAACTGATCGAATTTTCCCGCTACGAAATAACCCCGTTGCTTGGTAATTGGTTTGTAAATTTCTTGCACCAATGCTGATTTACCAATCCCAGAAAACCCAGTAACTAACATTAATTCACTACTACCTTGATTCACTCGTTCAAACGCCGCGAGCAGGGTTTGCACTTCTCGGTCTCGCCCGTAGAGTTTTTCAGGAATTTGAAAGCGATCGTAACTATCTTCCTGCCCTAAAGTAAAAAGTGAAATGTGACTTTTTGTTTCCCATTGCTGCAAGCAATTTTCCAAATCTTTGCGAATTCCATAAGCGCTTTGATAACGTTCTTCCGGCATTTTGGCGATTAATTTTAAAATGATGTCATTCACCATTTGAGGAATCGCCGGATTTATTTCAATCGGCGGGACTGGCATTCTAGCAATGTGACAGTGAACTAACTCGATCGGATCGGAAAAATTAAATGGTATTTGTCCGGTTACTAACTCATAAAACGTGACTCCCAACGAATAGAAATCAGTCCGATAATCGATGCCTCGATTCATCCTGCCAGTCTGTTCTGGCGATATATAAGCCAGGGTTCCTTCAAGTACGTTGGGATTTTGGATTTCCTGACTTTCTCGCGGTAACAGAGAAGCAAGACTAAAGTCAGTAATTTTGACCTCTTTAGTATGAGGTTCGATCAGCAAGTTAGCAGGTTTAATATCTTTATGTATAACTTTATATTGATAAATTTTTTCTAAAATTTTACTAATTGCAATAGCTATTTCGAGGAAATCTTTAATTTCTAGTGGCTGACTTTGGCTATATTCTAACAGAGAAATTCCCTTGAAATCTTCCATTACCAAAGCTAAACTATTCCGATAGTTCTCCAGGCTGTAAGGTTTCACAATTCCTCGGTAGTCGAGATTTTTAGAAATTAAGTAATGATTGCGAAACTGGATAATATCTTGTGGCGTTGGATACTCAATTTTAAGTAATTTGATGATAACTGAGCTTTTGTCTGATTCCCGATAAGCCCGATAAACCTCTGTTTTAGAACCACTATAAAGAAGATTGATAAAATGATAACCTGGTAGTGTTACTAAAGTAGAAGTCATAGTAAGATGCGTCTGAACTATTCAATATGGACTGATTAACTTAGCAAGCTACAGGCCAAATCGTCTTTTTTTTAATCAATAAAAATGGCCGGATTTTTGCCTATCCCATCATAGCCTCAATCAATCTAGAAAACTAACACTGTTAATAAAAATCAAGTTAAATTACTATAATTGTATGCTTGATTAAACTACTGACTAATTACAGTCGGTTTTTAGCGGTATTCAGCCACATTTTATTCACACAACTTTACAAATATGGTTTGAAAAAGTGCATTTGATTTTAATTTTTATGAATAAAGTGCTTTCTTATTTCGATCTGAATCATAATTTTTCGCTCCCAGGTTCAACCTGGGAGTAATGTTTGGCTGCGAAACCTCAATTCCAATTAACTAACCACGACAGGCGATGACGTAAAATAGCGAGGCTGACTGAGGGTAAACGTATCTGTAATTGTGTCTACATTCACCACCGAAAGTTCACTAGCATTAACGATCGCAACTAAATCTAAATTTGGGCTGCTTCCTCCACTAGTAATCGCAAATATCTTAGTTTGATAAAGATTTTCCGATTTTTGGATTACGTAATCTTCTGGTTTTCCTGCCAGTTGAATTACATCAATACCTGGTATAATCATATCACCCCCTACCAAGTCAAACACGGAAATCAAAGCATAGTCAGCATCTCCTTGACCGACATAAAACTTTTGTCCGCTTGAGTTGAGTTCGCTGCGACCAACACCCAGCAAAAATATATCGCTATAACTTGCATCAGAACCAATTAAACTGTCCATTTCTCCCACGCCTAAACTAGTAGGAATGAGTCTGGGATTTTCGCCAGCGATCGCATCAATTTCAACTCCTGCAATTGTTGAATATCCGGAATCAAATGCACTCACGATATCATTGCCACTAGTGCCGCTAAAAAAACCGCGTCGCAGTTCCTTTTGACCTAATTCTTGATAGTGTTCTACACCGTTCAGAAAAGCACCACCTTGCACGGCTGCCGATACATCTGGGTTGAAAGCTAAATAAGCTTTGTCGTTAAAAGCCGAACCTTTTCGACCATCTTTTTGACCGTATTGAATGAAATGAGAAAAGCCAGATGAAAAAACTTTAGCTGCTACAGCTTCAGCCACATCAGGATTAGTCCGCAAATAAAATTCTTCATTGTAAGAACTGTTGGAAACTACCCGACCTTCAGCTTCGCCAACTTGGATGAAATGCGCTAAACCAGAAGGATAAACTCCATTGAAAACAGCTTGATAAATATCGAAATTTCTGGGTAGAAAACCAAATCCGAAATAACCCCCTTCACTCCAATAAGGAGAAACCGACGTTCGTTTTTCTTGTAAACCATATAGTTCAAAGTGCTGTCTACCAGATTGAAATAATCCTGCTTTTACGGCATCTGCTACGTCTGGGTTTTTTCGCAGGTAATAGGCTTCATCAAATATGCTAAAACTCATGGAAACTCAACTCCAAAACATCAAACAAGCGACAACAATATAATGTAGGAGATCGACACAAGTCAGAACGGGAACGCCAAAATAGAACTCAGAAAGTAAAATCATTCTGAATTCTGGATTCTGACTTATGAATCCTCAAAAATGGCAAGTTAACCAGCCATAACTACATCCCTGTTCTCAAGTATTTCGGATTAGTCAATTGCTGATATGGAATCAAAAAATACAAGATATAAGTAAGGAATCGTTTAATCTTTAATCTAAAATTTTTGAGGAAAAATGCTGAGTATTCCAATTAACCGCAGTTTACCCCCCATTCCGCGTATTGTAACTCCGCTTCCCGGCCCTCGCGCGCGTGCTTTGGTGGAACGCGATCGCAATGTCACTTCCCCATCTTACACTCGCGGTTACCCGTTAGTAGTGGCGCGGGGGGAAGGTTGCGCGATCGAAGATGTTGACGGTAATGTATTTTTAGATTTAACTGCCGGAATTGCCGTCACTAATACCGGACACGCACACCCAGAAGTCGTGCAAGCAATTCAAGAGCAATCTGCCAATCTGATCCATATGTCCGGTACTGATTTCTACTACGAACCGATGGTAGAATTGGCAGAAAAATTAGCAGCAAAAGCGCCTTTTCCGAACAGTGCAAAAGTATTTTTTACTAACTCTGGTGCAGAATCAAACGAAGGTGCAATTAAACTCGCTCGTTATTATACCGGACGCTCTTTAATCGTATCTTTTTTGGGAGCGTTTCACGGACGCACTTATGGCGCGATGTCTCTCACCGGTTCCAAAGTAGTACAGAGAAAAAATTTCGGCCCTTTGTTACCGGGTGTAACTCATATTCCTTACGGCACTCATGAAAGTTTAGATTATTTGGAAGAGCGGTTATTTTCTACTGTTTTACCACCTACAGAAATTGCGGCGATTGTAGTAGAACCGATTCAAGGGGAAGGCGGTTATATCGTACCGGAAGAGGGATTTTTAGAGAGAATTAGAAAAATATGCGATCGCAATCATATCCTGATGGTAGTCGATGAAGTGCAATCGGGCATGGGTCGGACGGGTAGGCTATTTGCGATCGAACATTGGGGAATTCAACCCGATATCATTACCTTAGCCAAAGGCATCGCCAGCGGTTTGCCACTAGGCGCAATCTTATCTAGACCCGAACTAATGACATGGCCTCCCGGTTCCCACGCTACCACATTTGGCGGCAATCCCGTTGCCTGCGCTGCCGCTAACGTTACCTTGCGACTTTTGCAAGAAGAATTGATGGAAAATGCCCGAAAAATGGGAGATTTATTGCAGGCAGGTTTAAGGGAATTATCACAGAAATTTCCGCAAATTTCGCCACCCAGAGGTAAAGGTTTAATGGTAGCAATTGACTTGCTGAATGAAGATGGTAAATTCGATACCCAATTGCGAGATAAAATTGTCGATGCAGCTTTTTACAAAGGGTTGTTATTATTGGGATGCGGTAAGTCAGCAATTCGTTTTTGTCCGCCTTTGGTGATCGATCAAGAACAAATTCAGGTGGCATTGCAAATTATCGCAAAAGTACTGGAAGGAATCTAAATTTGTTAAAGCATCTACTAATATCGTTTACCTAATAACTAGCAACTTGCCTTAAATATACTTTTCTCGTACATTTCAGAAACCCGGTTTCTTGAAGAAACCGGGTTTCTATGCACCTCACTCAAGTCATCGAATCCCTAGTGAAAAATTACTTCCGCTGTGTTATGACAGAAATGTAATCAAATTAATAACTAAGAACTATCAAATACTTAATATGAAATCCATCCAAATCACACAACAACTTTGGCAACAACTCTGGCAAAACTACAGCCGCCGAGTCAGCTACGCCCAAACCTAC
This region includes:
- a CDS encoding aldehyde dehydrogenase family protein, translating into MNNQLNCLNYIDGEWLPSQSGATLESRNPADWRQIVATFPRSDIADVKAAVEAAKKAYSAWRLVPAPTRADYIHRVAESLIERKEELAQLMTKEMGKPIAEARGDVQEGIDCALYYAGEGRRLFGQTTPSEMPNKFAMTVRMPVGVCALITPWNFPVAIPCWKALPALVCGNTIILKPAGDTPACATFLVQIFHDAGLPAGVVNLVHGVGAEVGKTLVEHPDIDLVSFTGSSKTGAEIGSICGRTHKRVCLELGGKNAQIVMEDADLELALEGAVWGAFGTAGQRCTATSRLILHRDIKDKFTDLFLERTKKLRLGVGSDPNTDVGPLVNMSQLQRVSGYLELANLEGAKVLTGGKIANQSDLKHGFFFEPTILDRVTPNMRIAREEIFGPVVGLIEINSFEEAISVLNDTPYGLSSSIYTRDINRAFQAMRDIQAGITYINGPTIGAEVHLPFGGVKQTGNGHREAGSAALDVFTEWKTVYVDFSGRLQRAQIDNH
- a CDS encoding AAA family ATPase, whose amino-acid sequence is MTSTLVTLPGYHFINLLYSGSKTEVYRAYRESDKSSVIIKLLKIEYPTPQDIIQFRNHYLISKNLDYRGIVKPYSLENYRNSLALVMEDFKGISLLEYSQSQPLEIKDFLEIAIAISKILEKIYQYKVIHKDIKPANLLIEPHTKEVKITDFSLASLLPRESQEIQNPNVLEGTLAYISPEQTGRMNRGIDYRTDFYSLGVTFYELVTGQIPFNFSDPIELVHCHIARMPVPPIEINPAIPQMVNDIILKLIAKMPEERYQSAYGIRKDLENCLQQWETKSHISLFTLGQEDSYDRFQIPEKLYGRDREVQTLLAAFERVNQGSSELMLVTGFSGIGKSALVQEIYKPITKQRGYFVAGKFDQFQRNIPYSAIVNALRSLVRQLLTENERTLEKWQDKLLTALSSNGQIIIDVIPELELIIGKQPAVQQLNSIELQNRFNSVFQNFIRVFCAREHPLAIFLDDLQWADAATLKLIEVMMKDRDTHYLFLIGAYRDNEVDPTHPLMITIDMLRDRGAIVNAIALAPLELQHITNLTAETLHDDTKAVEPLAKLVIQKTQGNPFFVNQFLTTLYQENLLTFHPPSSESKALWRWNLSSIETIGITDNVIDLMVRKLKRLPEATQRVIQLAACAGNTFDLKNLSIIYEKSLNETFQDLLPAIQEGLILPTSEIEIGSEPTVDYLFAIRSYKFLHDRVQQSGYALIDETKQKAVRLQIGRLLLANISAEKRSERIFELVDHLNTGRALITDETEKVNLSNLNLFAARKAKDATAYAAARQYLIIGLEILPGDIWQEFYSLAFTLHKELAEVEYLNGNFEKSEALIKLAFDRAKSATEKAEVYNILIVQYTLLTKYEEAIQAGLKALQLLEINLPEGDLSIAVKSELSEAKARLATKEIARLIDEEKMQDTAKKVAVKLLGHMGPLTFFSSQELWKWTVVKAIDLSLQYGFVAEGSYCYSCYGIILSAILGDYQSAYQFGLLALQLSDTSNNLSQNCQDNVIFANYLNCWVKPIDTTNYLNNEGYKVGLQSGNLQWSGYNRMFQTITLFFQGVSLEQILEEISNFLLFCNKTKNQWATDIILANKLAVLKLMGQDDGTREEKHLENFYQHKSKAAICEFHVLKAQIFYLYEQTEEALKWAKSASEIINYLMGHISSSHHNFYYSLILTDLYQSASDAEQQQYREILAVNQRQLKIWTDNCPENFLHKYLLVEAEIARIFGQQLEAIELYDRAIESAREHNFIQNEALGNELAAKFWLAKGKADFARIYLKNAHYGYQRWGAIGKTEHLAKKYAHLLDREPKIRTELISTHLSSSINTTGKSASEELDSLTVMKAAQAISGEIVLDKLLTKLMRILIENAGATKGLLILVQEERHLIVARVSVNANSLAISESEQVILERRAISERELPVTIINYVERTGADVVLSNASKEGAFTADSYIASHQLKSVLCTPIRNQGKAIALLYLENNLIDGAFTPSRLEILKLLCSQAAISLDNARLYEQLEDYSRTLEQRVSDRTQQLQQEIRDRHRAESQLQRINTRYYNLAANIQVMIYQFMLHPDGSVSCPYVSPACRSIFGTEPEAVQKNEIKLSSLIHPDDRLMVDESIAISANTLQPWHCVWRIIVNSKTKWVEANSRPEKQADGSIIWDGLVIDITERKLAEEAVKESESKYRSLVETSQDMIFSVDAEGKYSFVNSAVKQIFGYEPHEMIGRKFGDFKTPEQLNKDLEIFKRLMAGEQIFQYETVQIAKDGRPINLLSNAIVLRDPEGNVIGTTGTASDITERKKSEAALQKAKEAADAANKAKSEFLSKMSHELRTPLNAILGFTQVLARDITLTPKQQEHLGIISRSGEHLLTLINDVLEMSKIEAGKITLNSHSFDLYCLLDTLEEMFKLKAESKGLQLIFKRNFNVPKYVKTDESKLRQVLINLIGNAIKFTKQGSVKLRVKTDEAETNNADKLSLFPLYFEIEDTGTGIKSEEIDSLFDPFVQTETGRKSQEGTGLGLPISRQFVQLMGGEISVISNWERGTIFKFNIQISTGEVNEFPTNLNSRRAIGLEANQKSYRILVVEDKWESRSFLVQLLSSVGFEVREATNGKEAIDIWSGWQPHLIWMDMQMPVMDGYEATKEIKTREKEIQKSENREKPTVIIALTANAFEEQRSLILANGCDDFVSKPFREAIVFEKMAQHLGVQYICERENPASLPKPYRHELTSEALQEMPQSWIAEIHQAAMELDDRLLLQIINQNREINPTIADNLIFMTEKLRFDKILNLTKPHIES